The DNA segment GGGAAGCCGACCACGTTGTCGTTCGTCCGGCCTGGGCCGGGGAACTGGGTGTGCTTGTGGGTCACCACCATGAAGAGGTGGATCACGATCATCAGCAGGATGATCGCAGGGATCAGGAGTATGTGCAGCACGTACAGTCTCGGGATGACCACCGTGCCGGGGAACTCTCCACCGAAGAGGAAGAAGCTGATGTACGTACCAACGACCGGGATTGCCTTGATGACGCCGTCGATGATGCGAAGGCCGTTACCGGACAGCAGGTCATCGGGGAGTGAGTAGCCGGTGAAGCCCGCAGCCATGGCCAGGATGAGCAGGACGCAGCCCACCACCCAGTTCAGCTCGCGCGGGCGGCGGAACGCGCCGGTGAAGAAGACGCGGAGCATATGCACTGACACGGCAGCTACGAAGAGCAGGGCCGACCAGTGGTGGACCTGGCGCATGAACAGTCCGCCGCGGACATCGAAGGAGATGTTCAGGGCGGTGGCGTACGCCTCGGACATTTCTACCCCGCGGAGCGGAATGTAGCTGCCCTCGTAGTGGGTCTCGGCCATCGACGGATCGAAGAAGAAGGTCAGGAAGGTGCCCGAGAGGAGCAGGATCACGAAGGAGTACAGCGCTACCTCACCGAACATAAAAGTCCAGTGGTCCGGGAAGATCTTCCGGCCGAACTCCTTGACGATCCCTGATCCGCCGACCCTTGAGTCAACGTAGTTGGTGATCTTACCGACGCTTGTCTTGGGTTGGTAAGTACTTTGCGATGTCGTGCTGCTCATGTCAGCCACGCTCCCAGAAACTTGGTCCTACTGGTTCTTGAAAATCGCTGGTAGCGATCAGGTAGCCCTCGTCATCAACGGCGATGGGCAACTGCGGTAGCGGGCGTACGGCCGGTCCAAAGATGACCTTGCATTCCTGCGTAAGGTCGAACGTGGACTGGTGGCACGGGCAGAGCAGGTGGTGGGTCTGCTGTTCGTACAGAGCAACAGGGCAACCCACGTGCGTGCAAATCTTGGAATAGGCGACGATGCCCTGGTAGCCCCAGTCCTCGCGTCCCGGGGAGGGGTTCAACGACTCTGGGTTCAGCCGCATCAGCAAGACAACGGCCTTGGCCTTTTCCTCGAGGTAGTGGTCGGAATTTGACAGTCCCTCAGGAATGACGTGAAACGCCGAACCGATGGTCACATCGGAGGCCTTGATCGGGGTGCCACTTGGATCCCGGGCCAGACGGGTTCCGGAATCCCAGTAGGTCTGCCGCAGCACGTCACCGGGCAATGGACCCAGATCGCGGAAGATGAACACGGCGGGGAGCGGCGCCAGGAGCATCGCACCCAGCAGCGTGTTGCGGATTAGCGGGCGACGCTTGATGCCCGTTTCCTCGACGATGTCGTTGATGATCTTCTCGGCATCGGCGCGATCAGCTTCGGTGCGGATCTCGTGGCGATCCTCGGAGACTTCGTGGTCGGGCATCAGGGTCTTGGCCCAGTGAACAATCCCGACCCCGATGCCGAGCATCGCAAAGGCGGTGCCGAGGCCCAGCGTGAGGTTCTGGAGGCGAAGGGTGGCGATGGTCTCGTCGAGTGGGATCAAAAAGTATCCGACGAAGAACAGAATGGTGCCGATGATAGACACCAGGAAGAGAATCGCTACCTGTCGCTCGGCTCGCTTTTCGGCGCGGGGATCCCTGTCGGCCAGCCGGGGACGGTGCGGAGGCAGTCCAGGGTTCTGGAACTTCTGCACATCGCCCTGACCGGGCCTAGCTACGACGCCAGTACTCTCTGGACTGCCGTGACTATGATCGGCCATGATCCCTCGCATCCTTCTGGAAAAACTCTGCTTGTGGTCTGTTGTTCAGTTTGTGGTTGCTGCCCGTGGGCTGCCTGTAGTGCGCCATCGCGGTCTAGGACGATCGCGCGGTGAGCCAGACGGTAAAGGCGATGATGACGCCGAGTCCCGCTACCCAGATAAAGAGGCCCTCGGAAACCGGTCCCAGCGAACCGAGGTCCGCTCCGCCGGGGGAGCCCTGCTCGTCGATGGTCTCGAGGAACGCGATCACGTCGCGCTTGTCCTCGGGGGTGATGTTCGCGTCACTGAAGACCGGCATATTCTGCGGCCCGGTGACCATTGCCTCATAGGTGTGCTTGGCGGTGGAGCCGGAGAGGGCGGGAGCGTACTTGCCCCGGGTCAAGGCGCCGCCAGCGGCGGCAGCGTTGTGGCACATGGCGCAGTTGACGCGGAAGACCACGCCGCCGTTGGCGGGGTCGGCGTCGGACGTGTCGAGGGTTTCTTCCCCGGGGATGGCTGGGCCAGCGCCAAGGGATGCCACATAGGCGGCCATCTGCATGGTCTGCTCGTCACCGAACTGTGGTGGCTTGACCTGTGCCTGCGGGCCCTGCATCTGCATCGGCATGCGTCCGGTGCCTACCTGGAAGTCGACCGATGCTGCGCCCACCCCAACGAGGGATGGCCCGTTCTCCGAACCGACTGCGCCCATCCCGTGGCAGGTGGCGCAGTTGGCGATGAAAAGCTTCTCGCCCTCGTCCACCTGATCCGCTGAAAAGGTCTGTGCCTTGGCTTCGTTGGTACTGCTCGCCAGGGCGTAGACGCCACCCGTGAGGAGTAATCCGATCAGCAACAAAGCTACTGCTGCCAGGGGATGACGTCGCCTTTGCGAAAGTGCCTTCACTTGCTGGTTCCTGCCTTCTGTCGTGCAATCACTGCCAGTACCACTTGATGAAATTCTACACGTAGTAGAAGAGGGTTCAACTAAGGGTTACTTCAGGAAATAGATAATGATGAACAAAGCAATCCAGACGACGTCGACAAAGTGCCAGTAATACGACACCACAATTGCCGAGGTGGCCTCAAAATGGCCAAATCGTTTGGCTGCGAACCCTCGTCCGATGATGAACAGGAAGGCGATCAGCCCGCCGAGGACGTGGAGTCCGTGGAAACCGGTGGTGATATAAAACGCCGACCCGTAGGCGTTGGACGAGAGCGAGACGCCCTCAGAGACCAGCACCGCGTACTCGTAGCCCTGCACCGCGACGAAGATGGAGCCCAGGATGAAGGTCAGGAGGAACCACTCGATCATTCCCCACTTCGCGGGGGAGAACACGCTCCCGGTGCGGCGAGGCTGCAACCGCTCGGCGGCGAACACTCCGAACTGGCAGGTCACCGAACTCAAGACGAGAATAATCGTATTGATCAGCGCGAACGGAACGTTCAGCTTTTCGGTCTCCATTGCCCATAGCTCACTTGAAGTGGAGCGCAGGGTGAAGTACATGGCGAATAGTCCGGCGAAAAACATCAGCTCGCTGGACAGCCAAACGACGGTTCCGACGGAAACCATGTTGGGGCGGTTCAGCGTGTGATGCGCCGTGGTACTGGGGGCTTGAGTCGCAGATGTCACAGATCCATTATGTCTCTAAAAAGCACCAGTTCACCAATGCTGATGCCCTCCCGGCGCGTCCCCATGGGCGTTGGGGACTCGCCATCCCAGTAACGGCGCGGAAGTCGCGAACAGATGACTTTCTACAATTCGTAGATAACCTTGAGGTGTGACGACGATTTCCAGCCCCGACAGCGCTTCCCCGACCTGGCCTGTACTGATCTCCGCCCTGATCCGGGGAGACGATCTGTCCTCTGACCAGACCCGCTGGGCCATGGATCAGATCATGGAGGGCGAGGCCAGCCACGCCCAGGTGGCGGGCTTCCTCGTTGGCCTGCGGAGCAAGGGGGAAACCGTCGGCGAGCTGGTCGGGCTGGTGGAGGCAATGCTCTCGCGGGCACACCGTATCGAGGTACCCGGCCCCACCCTCGATATTGTCGGTACCGGCGGGGATGGCCTGAATACCCTCAACATCTCCACCATGTCCTCCCTGGTGGCGGTAGGCGCGGGAGCGAAGGTGGTCAAGCACGGCAACCGCAGCGCGTCCTCATCTGCCGGTGCCGCTGACGTCATCGAGGCGCTGGGCGTCCGGCTGGACCTCTCCATCGACGATGTCGCCCGCTCGGCTGAGGAAGCCGGAATCACGTTCTGTTTTGCCCAGGTGTTTCACCCGTCCATGCGTCACGTAGCGGTCCCGCGGCGTGAACTGGGGGTTCCCACAGCCTTCAACTTCCTGGGGCCGCTCAGTAACCCGGCCGGCGTCGATGCACAGGCCATGGGCTGCGCCAGTGAACGGATGGCGCCGCTGATGGCCGGGGTGCTCGCGGCGCGGGGGATTCGCGCCCTCGTGTTCAGGGGAAGCGACGGCAGGGACAAACTCACCACCAGCGGCTCGTCGACTGTCTGGGAGGTCAGGAACGGAACGGTCACCGAGCACACTGTCCACCCCGCCGACTTCGGGCTGCCGGTAGCCCCGGTGGAGGCACTGCGTGGCGCAGACGGGGCAAGCAACGCCTCAGTGGTGCGTGCACTGCTGGCGGGGGAGCGGGGTCCGGTACGGGACGCTGTGGTGCTTAATGCGGCGGCCGGGCTCGTGGCGTTCGATACCCAGCATGCGGCGCCACTGATCGATCGGCTTACGGCCGCGATGCGGCGTGCCGAAGCCTCGATCGACTCGGGGGCCGCGCAGGCCGCGCTGGACAAGTGGGTGCGGGTGACCGGCGGCGCCTAGGGCAGTCGGTTGGCCCGCCCGATTACCTCGGCAACCTGCAGCGGGTCGGTGACCTGGTAACTGTTGCCCTCCGTATCCGACACTCCAAGGGAGATGCCGCCTCCGGGCGGACGGTGGGTTGCCTTCGCCGAGAGGTGGACCTCGGTGATCCCGACGGCGGACAGCGCCGGGAGGTCGCCAAGGACCACGCCACCGCCCGCGAGGATGGTCAGGCCGCTCTGCGCGGCGACCATCGACCCGAGAGTGTCAAGGCCCTGTGCCGCGGAAACCGCGCCGCCGGAGGTCAGTACCCTGGTGAACCCAGCCGCGGAGATCGCCTCAAGGGCGTGGACAGGCGAGGGGGTGTGGTCGATCGCCTGGTGGAAGGTGTACTCGATGGCGGGAGCCGCCTGCCGCAGGATCCTCAGCGCCCCGGCGTCGACGTCGTCGCCGGCCGTCAGGACCCCGACGACGACGCCCGCCGCACCCTCGGACGCAGCCGCATCGATGTCCGCGGCCATCACGTCGAGCTCGGCGGGGGAGTAGGTGAATCCCCCAGGGCGGGGGCGAATCAGCACGTGCAGGGGCAGGGCCGGAACCATGGCCCTGATCCGGCGGACCAGCCCGACGGAGGGTGTCAGCCCTCCCAGCGGCAGACCCACGCAGAGTTCAGCGCGCGCCGCACCAGCGTGGTCGGCTATCGCCGCGCCGGCGGGGTCCTGCACCGCGATCTCTACCCGCATCCTCAGCCTTCGAAGCCCAACGAGAAGGCAGTATCGAGGTCGTGCTGTGAATAGGAGCGGAAGGCGATCTGGGTGGTGGTGGACTCCACCCCCTCAACCTTGGAGAGGCGGTCGGCGATGACGTCGGCCAGGTCCTCGTGCCTGCTGACCCGTGCAATGGCAATGAGGTCCCACTCCCCGGTCACCGAATAGACCTCGCTGATGCCATCGATCTCGGAGATTTCCTGGGCACACTCGGGGATCCGGGAAGCGTCGGTCTGGATCAGGACGAAAGCGGTAATCATGGGGTGTCTCCCTGGCAGAGGTGGAACTGACTGGTGATACAGGCTTGCAGCTAACTTATCGCGAAGTACCACGCTGCCGCAGGACGAGTGACGCCACAGTGCGGGGGAGAACCAGGACCGCGCCCAGAACCACGACGGCGACCACGAGGAAACTCACCGCCATCCCACCGCCCAGCAGCGCACGGATCGCGAGGCCTCCCACCGCTGTACCAAGCCATACGAGCACACCGGTTGGCCAGGGCACGGCAGGCGACCGCCAGGCCCTCAGCACAACCCAGGTGAGCAGGCAGGCAGCAAGGAAAGGCCCAGCGGTGCTGAGGATGCCCAGGATCGCCAGCCCGGACTCGTGGGTTGAGCGCCCGGTTGCTGCAAAGGCGATGATCAGGCCCAGATCGGCCAGCAGCCAGCCCGCAGCCTGCCTGCGTGGCGCTGCGTTGCGGGTAAAGGACGAGTGGTCTGTTGGGGGAGTCATCGACTGGATGTTCAGGAGGTGCTGTCGAGGATCAGACGCGCGGCCGGCGCGGGCTGGTCCCAGTGGGGGAAGTGTCCGCTCGCATCAAACCAGTGCAGCGAGGCGTCCGGGAAGCGCCGCTGCGCGGTGGCCGCCTGGCTGGCGGGAGTAACGCGGTCCTGCCGGCCCCACCCGATGACCACCCTGCCGGGAAGGGATCCGCGGGCTGCGCCCTGCTGGAGTGGTCCCTCGATGAGAGACCGCAGTGCTTCGTCAAGGCTGGGTGAGGCGGAGTAGCCCCGCAACTCGGTCAGGACCAGGTGGGGGTGGAGCTTCCAGGGGTGGGCTGAAAACTGCGCCAGGAGGGCGGTCCGCCCGGCTGCAGTCCTGGTCAGGAAGGACAGCGCCGGCTGGATGGCCCGCACCAGGGCGACCGAGGCGGTGATACTGACCCCGAACACCAGCCGCTGGCGGTCGCTCCAGAATCCACCAGGGTCCAGCGAAACAGTGGTGCCCGGGTGCCCGCGCCGGGCGAGTTCAAGCACCATCCGTGCGCCCATCGAACTTCCCACCAGGTCTATGCCCTGAAATCCTTCGGCCTCGATAAACCGTTCGAGCGCGTCGGTGAGTGTTCCGACGGTCGCCGGGCCTACGAGGGGTGAGCTGCGGCCGAATCCGGGCAGGTCGACGGCGATCACGTCGCGCTCGGCGGTCAGCGCCGGCATGATCGGATCCCAGGTGCGCAGGCTCGAACCGAGACCGTGCACCAGGAGGAGGGGTTTGCCGCTGCCATGTCGTTCGAAATGCATCAGGATCCTTCACTTGGGAGTCCTTCAACTGTAGGCATTCGTACGTCGAATAGATGAACCCGACCAGCTATTCCCCCCGCACTCATGTCGGCCTACGCTATGGAACATGTGCAGAAATATCCGACCTTTGTCTAATTTCGAACCGTCTGCCACCGACGAGGAAATCCACGCAGCCGCCCTGCAATACGTTCGCAAGGTCAGCGGTTCCGCCCGTCCCTCGAAGGTCAACCAGGAGGTGTTTGACACCGCTGTCGAACGCATCGCCCACGTGACGGCGCACCTCCTCGACGATCTGGTCACCACGGCTCCTCCCAAGGACCGTGAAAGTGAAGCTGAGAAGCACCGCGCGCGAACAGCTAAACGATTCGCGACCGCTTAGCAGTTCCTGGCCCCGGCTCGCCACTGCGGGGTCGGGCAGGCTCGTCGTGGGCCTGCCATCGATGACTGCCGTCCAGCCTTCACCCCTTCAGCACTGTCAGGAGTTTGTGATGACCACCCGATTGAATCCCTACCTGAATTTCGCAGGTAACGCCCGGGAGGCAATGACCTTCTACCACTCGGTCTTCGCTGGCGAACTCACGCTGAGCACGTTCGGCGAGAACCAGATGAGCGAGGACCCTTCCGACGCCGAAAAAATCATGCATGGGCACCTCGAAACGGATGCCGGCCTGGTGCTGATGGGCGCCGATATTCCCACCGGGATGCCCTATACCGAGGGCGACGCCTTTTCGGTGTCATTGAGCGGCGAGGATGAGGAGGAATTGCGCAGCTACTGGGAAAAGCTCTCCGGTTCAGGCACCGTCACGGTGCCGCTGGAGCGGGCGCCCTGGGGCGACAGCTTCGGTATGTGCAAGGACCAGTACGGGGTCGACTGGCTGGTCAACATTAGCGGTTCCTGACGGCATTCGGACTGGCAGGACAAGCGGGGTATCCACGTGGGCTTCGACGTCGCCGCTGATGCCTATGACCGGTTCATGGGCCAGTATTCGGGGCCACTTGGAGGGGAATTCCTGCGTTTGGCCGGGGTCCGGAGCGGCCATCGTGCACTCGACGTGGGATGCGGTCCGGGTGCCCTGACAGCCCGGCTGGTGTCCCTGCTGGGAGCCGGTGGGGTCGCGGCGGTTGACCCCTCGCCCCCGTTCGTGGCGGCTGCCCGGAACCGGCTTCCGGGCGTCGACATCCGTCGCGGCGCGGCGGAGCACCTCCCCTTTGCCGACAGCGTTTTCGATGCGACCCTCGCGCAACTGGTGATCCACTTCCTTGCCGACCCTGTCGCTGGCCTGCGGGAAATGTCACGGGTCACCCGCAGCGGTGGTGTCGTGGCGGCATGCGTGTGGGATCACGCCGGAGGAAAAGGTCCACTGGCCACGTTCTGGGAGGCGGTCCAGTCGATTGATGACCGGGCACTCACCGAAGCACTCCTGCCCGGCACAGCCGAAGGGCAGCTTGCCGACCTGTTCGACACTGCTGGTCTGCTGGAGATCGAGCAAGGTAGTGCGTCAGTGCGGGTGGAATTCGGCTCATTCGCCGCCTGGTGGGAACCCTTCACCCTCGGCGTCGGCCCGGCGGGGGACCATGTCAGGTGCCTGGATGTCCGGGGCCGTGATGAGTTGCGGCACGCCTGCGCCGGGTTGCTTCCGGCCGCGCCCTTCGGGATTGATGCGACCGCCTGGACCGTCAGGGCTCGCGCCCGGTGACTACCCTGGCCCCGCGGACACTCCGATCGCCCGGACTGGTCCGCTGCTGATCAACGGGCTGTTCAGCTGGGTCAGCTCAGGATGCCCGGTCGACGGCGGCGAGTAGCGCCGCCCCAAGATCAGCAGGCCGGGTGAACTGTGGCCAGTGCCCGGTGGGTAGATCGACGTAGTCGACGTCCTGGATTCGGGTGAGCTCGGCGAAGAACGGATCCCCGGCAGCCATCCACCGTTTGAGTTGCTCCGAGGTAAATTCGCAACAGATTACCGTCGCCGGGACGGCGAGACGGCGTTCGTCGTGCAATACCTGCCGGTCAATGGCGACGCCCCTCGGCTGCGGGATGGCACGGGCGATGAAGGCTGCTCGCAGCGTTTCATCCAGGCCGATGAGGTCATCCTCCTCGAATACCTCCCAGGCGGGAAGCGGGATGTCGTCACCGTCGGACGGTAGCTCGTCGTTGATGTTTCCGCCGTCGCCCAAGGGGCCGCTGTCAACGTAGATTGCCCGGAGCACCCTGTCGGGGCGCTGATCGAGTGCGCCGTAGATGATGGCTCCGCCGCCGGAGTGACCCACCAGCACCACGGGCCCGTCGACGTCGTCGATCGCCGTGACCACTGCGTCAATGTGCTGGCGGAGCCCTATCCCGGACCGGGGTGCGTCCTTAGCCTCCAGACCGGGCAGGGTGAGGGGATGGACGTGGTGTCCGGCCGCCGCGAGCGTGGGAGTCACCTCATCCCACGATGACGCATCCAGCCAGAATCCGGGTACCAGAATGATGTCCATGCCCGGGACCCTAGCCCGATCCGGCGCTTATCGGCAAGCAACCGGCATGACCTGAGCCGCCGTTCCCTGGGGAGGTAGGGAACCTGCCAGCGACCATCAGGGCCAGTTCAGCGGTCCAGGGTCGCACCAGAGCGGTCAGCCGGGGGAGTGGCGTCGGTATCGGCGGCCACTGGCGACTGGTCCCTCAGGAAGAAGGCACCCAGGGACCCTGCGAGGGTGGCGAACACTGCTACCGAGTAGATTGCGAGCAGCACCTGGAGGATCC comes from the Arthrobacter sp. CAN_C5 genome and includes:
- a CDS encoding c-type cytochrome; this encodes MKALSQRRRHPLAAVALLLIGLLLTGGVYALASSTNEAKAQTFSADQVDEGEKLFIANCATCHGMGAVGSENGPSLVGVGAASVDFQVGTGRMPMQMQGPQAQVKPPQFGDEQTMQMAAYVASLGAGPAIPGEETLDTSDADPANGGVVFRVNCAMCHNAAAAGGALTRGKYAPALSGSTAKHTYEAMVTGPQNMPVFSDANITPEDKRDVIAFLETIDEQGSPGGADLGSLGPVSEGLFIWVAGLGVIIAFTVWLTARSS
- a CDS encoding methyltransferase domain-containing protein, with protein sequence MGFDVAADAYDRFMGQYSGPLGGEFLRLAGVRSGHRALDVGCGPGALTARLVSLLGAGGVAAVDPSPPFVAAARNRLPGVDIRRGAAEHLPFADSVFDATLAQLVIHFLADPVAGLREMSRVTRSGGVVAACVWDHAGGKGPLATFWEAVQSIDDRALTEALLPGTAEGQLADLFDTAGLLEIEQGSASVRVEFGSFAAWWEPFTLGVGPAGDHVRCLDVRGRDELRHACAGLLPAAPFGIDATAWTVRARAR
- a CDS encoding DUF3054 domain-containing protein; this encodes MTPPTDHSSFTRNAAPRRQAAGWLLADLGLIIAFAATGRSTHESGLAILGILSTAGPFLAACLLTWVVLRAWRSPAVPWPTGVLVWLGTAVGGLAIRALLGGGMAVSFLVVAVVVLGAVLVLPRTVASLVLRQRGTSR
- a CDS encoding heme-copper oxidase subunit III; translation: MTSATQAPSTTAHHTLNRPNMVSVGTVVWLSSELMFFAGLFAMYFTLRSTSSELWAMETEKLNVPFALINTIILVLSSVTCQFGVFAAERLQPRRTGSVFSPAKWGMIEWFLLTFILGSIFVAVQGYEYAVLVSEGVSLSSNAYGSAFYITTGFHGLHVLGGLIAFLFIIGRGFAAKRFGHFEATSAIVVSYYWHFVDVVWIALFIIIYFLK
- a CDS encoding ubiquinol-cytochrome c reductase iron-sulfur subunit, with the translated sequence MADHSHGSPESTGVVARPGQGDVQKFQNPGLPPHRPRLADRDPRAEKRAERQVAILFLVSIIGTILFFVGYFLIPLDETIATLRLQNLTLGLGTAFAMLGIGVGIVHWAKTLMPDHEVSEDRHEIRTEADRADAEKIINDIVEETGIKRRPLIRNTLLGAMLLAPLPAVFIFRDLGPLPGDVLRQTYWDSGTRLARDPSGTPIKASDVTIGSAFHVIPEGLSNSDHYLEEKAKAVVLLMRLNPESLNPSPGREDWGYQGIVAYSKICTHVGCPVALYEQQTHHLLCPCHQSTFDLTQECKVIFGPAVRPLPQLPIAVDDEGYLIATSDFQEPVGPSFWERG
- a CDS encoding DUF2277 domain-containing protein; the protein is MCRNIRPLSNFEPSATDEEIHAAALQYVRKVSGSARPSKVNQEVFDTAVERIAHVTAHLLDDLVTTAPPKDRESEAEKHRARTAKRFATA
- the trpD gene encoding anthranilate phosphoribosyltransferase — protein: MTTISSPDSASPTWPVLISALIRGDDLSSDQTRWAMDQIMEGEASHAQVAGFLVGLRSKGETVGELVGLVEAMLSRAHRIEVPGPTLDIVGTGGDGLNTLNISTMSSLVAVGAGAKVVKHGNRSASSSAGAADVIEALGVRLDLSIDDVARSAEEAGITFCFAQVFHPSMRHVAVPRRELGVPTAFNFLGPLSNPAGVDAQAMGCASERMAPLMAGVLAARGIRALVFRGSDGRDKLTTSGSSTVWEVRNGTVTEHTVHPADFGLPVAPVEALRGADGASNASVVRALLAGERGPVRDAVVLNAAAGLVAFDTQHAAPLIDRLTAAMRRAEASIDSGAAQAALDKWVRVTGGA
- a CDS encoding VOC family protein; this translates as MTTRLNPYLNFAGNAREAMTFYHSVFAGELTLSTFGENQMSEDPSDAEKIMHGHLETDAGLVLMGADIPTGMPYTEGDAFSVSLSGEDEEELRSYWEKLSGSGTVTVPLERAPWGDSFGMCKDQYGVDWLVNISGS
- a CDS encoding alpha/beta fold hydrolase, which gives rise to MDIILVPGFWLDASSWDEVTPTLAAAGHHVHPLTLPGLEAKDAPRSGIGLRQHIDAVVTAIDDVDGPVVLVGHSGGGAIIYGALDQRPDRVLRAIYVDSGPLGDGGNINDELPSDGDDIPLPAWEVFEEDDLIGLDETLRAAFIARAIPQPRGVAIDRQVLHDERRLAVPATVICCEFTSEQLKRWMAAGDPFFAELTRIQDVDYVDLPTGHWPQFTRPADLGAALLAAVDRAS
- a CDS encoding Lrp/AsnC family transcriptional regulator, whose amino-acid sequence is MITAFVLIQTDASRIPECAQEISEIDGISEVYSVTGEWDLIAIARVSRHEDLADVIADRLSKVEGVESTTTQIAFRSYSQHDLDTAFSLGFEG
- a CDS encoding copper homeostasis protein CutC, encoding MRVEIAVQDPAGAAIADHAGAARAELCVGLPLGGLTPSVGLVRRIRAMVPALPLHVLIRPRPGGFTYSPAELDVMAADIDAAASEGAAGVVVGVLTAGDDVDAGALRILRQAAPAIEYTFHQAIDHTPSPVHALEAISAAGFTRVLTSGGAVSAAQGLDTLGSMVAAQSGLTILAGGGVVLGDLPALSAVGITEVHLSAKATHRPPGGGISLGVSDTEGNSYQVTDPLQVAEVIGRANRLP
- a CDS encoding alpha/beta fold hydrolase, whose product is MHFERHGSGKPLLLVHGLGSSLRTWDPIMPALTAERDVIAVDLPGFGRSSPLVGPATVGTLTDALERFIEAEGFQGIDLVGSSMGARMVLELARRGHPGTTVSLDPGGFWSDRQRLVFGVSITASVALVRAIQPALSFLTRTAAGRTALLAQFSAHPWKLHPHLVLTELRGYSASPSLDEALRSLIEGPLQQGAARGSLPGRVVIGWGRQDRVTPASQAATAQRRFPDASLHWFDASGHFPHWDQPAPAARLILDSTS